A portion of the Zootoca vivipara chromosome 6, rZooViv1.1, whole genome shotgun sequence genome contains these proteins:
- the CPTP gene encoding ceramide-1-phosphate transfer protein isoform X2 — MGQCFGKRPMGQKKEEPSEPAAPSLPASPSPSYTMAYGDDGHSLREVLATFKACLDENSEILVDPYLAGWKGLVGFLNSMGTIFGFVSKDAVAKIQIMEDFRSGPNKESYRTLQSMVSYEMANNLVDLKKYSECPVSGCRTILRLHRALHWLQLFLEAMRTSSPDCKTSVLCTDSYNASLANYHPWIIRKATIIAFHTLPNREAFFENMKVGSNEEGVEMLGEALPHIRKIYDITQELYSRHKLLDLP; from the exons ATGGGGCAGTGTTTTGGAAAAAGGCCGATGGGGCAGAAGAAAGAGGAACCCAGCGAACCTGCGGCTCCCAGCCTACCTGCGTCTCCCAGCCCT AGCTACACCATGGCCTACGGGGATGATGGACACAGCCTGAGGGAAGTGCTGGCCACTTTCAAGGCCTGTCTTGACGAGAATTCGGAAATCCTAGTGGACCCTTACTTAGCAGGCTGGAAAGGGCTCGTCGG GTTTTTGAACTCCATGGGTACGATCTTCGGCTTTGTTTCGAAAGACGCGGTGGCCAAAATCCAAATCATGGAGGACTTCCGGAGCGGCCCCAATAAGGAGAGCTACAGAACCCTTCAATCCATGGTGAGCTACGAGATGGCCAACAACCTGGTAGACTTGAAGAAGTACTCCGAATGCCCCGTATCAGGCTGCCGGACGATCCTGCGCCTCCACCGGGCCCTCCATTGGCTGCAGCTCTTCCTGGAGGCAATGCGGACCAGTAGCCCAGACTGCAAGACGTCGGTGTTGTGCACAGATTCGTACAATGCCTCTCTGGCCAATTACCACCCTTGGATTATCCGCAAGGCGACCATCATTGCCTTCCACACTCTGCCCAATCGGGAAGCTTTCTTTGAGAACATGAAGGTGGGCTCCAACgaggagggggtggagatgctgggAGAAGCTTTGCCCCACATCAGGAAGATCTACGATATCACACAGGAACTGTACAGCCGGCACAAACTCCTGGACCTCCCTTAG
- the CPTP gene encoding ceramide-1-phosphate transfer protein isoform X1 has product MAGDWSRRGGRRRQVSRRRAFIGCAEVGKKEAVAKSYTMAYGDDGHSLREVLATFKACLDENSEILVDPYLAGWKGLVGFLNSMGTIFGFVSKDAVAKIQIMEDFRSGPNKESYRTLQSMVSYEMANNLVDLKKYSECPVSGCRTILRLHRALHWLQLFLEAMRTSSPDCKTSVLCTDSYNASLANYHPWIIRKATIIAFHTLPNREAFFENMKVGSNEEGVEMLGEALPHIRKIYDITQELYSRHKLLDLP; this is encoded by the exons ATGGCAGGCGATTGGTCAAGGAGAGGAGGTAGGCGGAGACAGGTGAGCAGGAGGCGGGCTTTCATTGGCTGCGCTGAAGTTGGAAAGAAGGAAGCGGTCGCTAAG AGCTACACCATGGCCTACGGGGATGATGGACACAGCCTGAGGGAAGTGCTGGCCACTTTCAAGGCCTGTCTTGACGAGAATTCGGAAATCCTAGTGGACCCTTACTTAGCAGGCTGGAAAGGGCTCGTCGG GTTTTTGAACTCCATGGGTACGATCTTCGGCTTTGTTTCGAAAGACGCGGTGGCCAAAATCCAAATCATGGAGGACTTCCGGAGCGGCCCCAATAAGGAGAGCTACAGAACCCTTCAATCCATGGTGAGCTACGAGATGGCCAACAACCTGGTAGACTTGAAGAAGTACTCCGAATGCCCCGTATCAGGCTGCCGGACGATCCTGCGCCTCCACCGGGCCCTCCATTGGCTGCAGCTCTTCCTGGAGGCAATGCGGACCAGTAGCCCAGACTGCAAGACGTCGGTGTTGTGCACAGATTCGTACAATGCCTCTCTGGCCAATTACCACCCTTGGATTATCCGCAAGGCGACCATCATTGCCTTCCACACTCTGCCCAATCGGGAAGCTTTCTTTGAGAACATGAAGGTGGGCTCCAACgaggagggggtggagatgctgggAGAAGCTTTGCCCCACATCAGGAAGATCTACGATATCACACAGGAACTGTACAGCCGGCACAAACTCCTGGACCTCCCTTAG